The Candidatus Methylomirabilis lanthanidiphila region GCGACAGGTCCTTGACCCCGATTTCGAAATATTCTCGATTGGCGTTCACGGTTCCCACCACTACCTTATTGCCCAGCACAAACCCCAAATTGATTCTGTCTGCCGGGACCTCGACCTTGCGCCCGCCCCCTGTGACGCTGGACAGAATCAGCACCCCATTCTTTCCCAGGATGTTCATCGCCTCGAAGACCAGCGGCGAGTACCCCGTCGCTTCGAAAATGACATCAAAGGGGCCGTGGTCGTGAGCCTCTTGCACGAGGGTCGTATCCTGAGTGCTGTGATAGCAGCCACCGATGTGATGGATCAGGTCGGCGTTGAAGTAGGGCGGCTTGGTCCGGCCGAAGGCGCAGACCTCAAGACCTCGGATGCGGAGCGCTAACGTGGTGAGCAAGCCGATTGTGCCTGCGCCGAGCACCGCGGCGCGCTTCGGGCGCCAGATTCGGAGCCGCCGCTGGATCTCGTACGCCTGCGCGATCCCTTTCTCGATCACGCTGGTGGGCTCGAGCAGCACCCCGACGGCTTTGAGTCCCTGCGGCACCTTGATGAGATACTCCGGGGCGTCCACGAAGTATTCGGTGAGGAAGCCGTGGCGCAGGTTAATACCGCGCTCGTAGTACACATCATCGGTGGTCATATCGTACATGCCGATCTGATCGTAGAGCGAATGACCTGGACGCCGCACCGTCGCCACGACATAGTCGCCCGCCTGCAACTCCGTGACCTGTGGGCCCACCTCTTCGACCACCCCGAACGATTCGTGGCCGATGATCAGGTAGTCATCACCCGGCGGCGGCGCGCCGTACTCGGCCGCATTGATCTCCTTGTCGGTACCGTCGACGCCGACGCGCAGCAGTTTTACCAGGACCCCCCGTCCGTCGGTCACGTCGCTCACCGTTGGCTTTGGCACGTCGCGCAGATGGATGGAGTTCGCCTTCCCTGGAATGACTGCAACGGCCTTCATACTGTGTCCTCCTTGAGCCGCACACGCTCTGGTCATCCCGTCTTCATGCCGGCTTGACCTCCTCCATCAGCGTGAAGAAGCCTTCGGCGAGCGTCGGGTGGATGTAGATAGCGCCTTTCAGTAGAGTGTAAGGCAGACCGGCAAGCATGAGAGTGCCGAGCATCTGAATCAGCTCTCCCCCCTCGGTCGCTAGGATGGCCGCACCCAGGATGCGGTCGTCACCAGCATCCACGATGAGTTTCATAAACCCACCCGTTTCATCCCGCTCGATGGCGCGCGCGACCCAGCTCATTGGAATCTTCCCGATCTTCAGGCTATGACCTTTCGCTCTCGCGTCCTTCTCGGTGATCCCGACCCGGCCTAGTTGCGGGTCGGTAAACACGGAGTACGGGACAATGCGATGATCGATCGTGACGTTTTTCCCTTCGACGAGGTTCGCGTAGAGGATCTGGTAGTCGTTATAGGAAATGTGCGTGAAGGCGGGTCCGCCTTTGACATCGCCCAGGGCCCAGATTCCGGGCACATTGGTCTCCAGGCGGCCGTTCACCGGGATATAGCCTTTGGCATCGGTCTGCACGCCGGCCTGCTCCAATCCCAGGTCGTCGGTGTTGGGCCTTCGCCCGGTGGCCACCAAGAGATGAGAGCCGGACACCGTCTGAGAGTCGCCATCCACGTCGAGCATCAGTGCAATCTGGCCGTTCGCATGCTGAACCCGGTTTGTGCGCGCGCGAAGCACGAAGGAGACGCCTTCGCCTTCCAGGAGTTTTTGCAGCTCGGCCGCGACATCCGGATCCTCACGCGTGAGGATCTCATCGCCTCGGTGGACGATCGTCACGCGGCTGCCGAACCGCCGGAACATCTGCCCAAACTCCAGCCCGATATAGCCGCCGCCAAGGACGAGCAGGTGCTCGGGCAGCTCACGAAGCTCCATGATGGTAGCGTTGGTCAGGTAGGCGGTCCCGTCAAGCCCTTCGATGCGCGGAATCTCGGGACGAGTGCCCGTATTGACAAAGATCCGCTCGCCCTCCAGGGTCTCCGCCCCAACCTGGATCGCGTGAGGGCCGATAAACCGGGCATGCCCGCGATGGAGGTCTAGATTCGGGCGTTGGTCCACCTTGCGCTCCTGGCCGGACCGGAAGCTCTGAACGATCGCGTCCTTGCGGGCCATGATGCGGGCCAGATCGACGCTGACCTCGCCAGTCCGAACGCCCCAGCGGGCGGCGTGACGGGCGTAATGGGCCACCTGCGCGGAGGCGACCATGGTCTTTGTCGGCGTGCAACCCGTGTTGATACAGGTGCCGCCGAGATGTTCCTTCTCGATCAGGGCCACGCGCCAGCCGAGGTCGGCCAGCTTGTGCGAGAGGGGATTGCCACCCTGACCTGACCCGATGACGATCGCGTCGTATGTCATTGGAGAGGCTCCTTTTCAGCCCAGCCGTTCGCGCAGGTGGTCTCCCACCCGGAGGGCATTGGCGATGATGGTCAGCGCCGGATTCATCGCTTCACTTGAGCAGAACGGGCTCTTGTCCTGCGAGTGACCTTCTTAAACAACACTCCCACTCTTTTTGACGCAGTTCCAGAGAAAAAAGATTCGTGGAGTTCGGAATGGGGAAGGTTGAAGGCTGGTAACTACGGCTGTGCGCGTCAGAGGACCATTCTTAGGGAGGCCGACCGGGCAGCGGGGATGCTTTCAGACTCTTCCGGAAATCGTGTGGGTAATTGACCCCACCTACGCTATGCTCAGACCCTCGAAAGCGGGCTGTTCGGATTTATCCCGATCCGCAAGCGGGCGGCGGTCGGGTGGAGTAGACTCGCCGTCAACCACTTGGCAACTGAACTTACCTCCTCAAAGTGAGCTTTTGTGTCTGATGTCCAATATGGACGGCGTCGTGGAGGCCGCGGACGACTTCCACGACGCCGCGTTCGATGTTGTTGTTGGGGTCATTTTAGTTTCCTCGCCAAGTCATTTGTTGCGGCCTGAACCACAAGCCAACTGATTTCGCATGTGTCTTTGTCGGGGAATGTCCTGACGACCATCTGCTGGTACGGATGAATCAGGTTGCGAAACTCCCGAAGCGCATGGGAGAACTTCTTCACATCGAAATCAATCCAGTCTGCTTCGTGTGCAACGTTGATCATATCCGATAATGTCCATTCTGCGAAGTGCTTAACCTTACCCGTTTTCGGGTCAATAGGTGCTACTGTACAAGTGTTTGCTTCCTTGGGGAATTTCTGAAGTACGGAAAGGAGCATACCCTCAAGTAATGAACCCATGATTATAGTTGCCGCAAGGTAAGCCTCAGTATTCAAACACCGCTGGGTCTGCTCCCAGCGGTCAGAGAGTATTTCTCCAAGTCCAGGTTCGAGTTGGAGGGTTAAGAAGGCTGGCGGTGGTAGTGTTTTGAGGTCGGGTTCGGTGTCTCGCTCGACAAACTGGGGTGTGATCGCCCTGAGGCTAGGTTTTACGCCGTCCAGTTCCACCTTGAGTCCTTCCGGCATGAGGATTTCGTTTAGTTTCGACAAAGCTTGTTTGACCTGTTCCTGGTTTCCTCGGTATTCGCGGGGGTCAGCAAGGCGGAGAACAACGCCTTTGAGATTGTTGTCGCTGAGTTGTTTCAAGACGTCGAGGGTCCACCACTTGCGAGTGGAACCATCATGCCGGAAGTTTGAGAAGCCTACTCGCTGGAAGAAGCGAGTAAGGTCGGAACCTGTCCGATAGACAGGATAGCCCTGACCGTCACCGCATATCATGTCGGCCAGCGAATCCAGCGTTTGTTCGTCCATCTGTTCTTCTCCCGCGATCCCAACGACCCGGCATAAGCTGCGACCAGAGGCGCGCTCGCGCAAGCGAGCAAGCTGACAGCTAGGTGA contains the following coding sequences:
- the adhT gene encoding Alcohol dehydrogenase, which encodes MKAVAVIPGKANSIHLRDVPKPTVSDVTDGRGVLVKLLRVGVDGTDKEINAAEYGAPPPGDDYLIIGHESFGVVEEVGPQVTELQAGDYVVATVRRPGHSLYDQIGMYDMTTDDVYYERGINLRHGFLTEYFVDAPEYLIKVPQGLKAVGVLLEPTSVIEKGIAQAYEIQRRLRIWRPKRAAVLGAGTIGLLTTLALRIRGLEVCAFGRTKPPYFNADLIHHIGGCYHSTQDTTLVQEAHDHGPFDVIFEATGYSPLVFEAMNILGKNGVLILSSVTGGGRKVEVPADRINLGFVLGNKVVVGTVNANREYFEIGVKDLSQAELQWPGWLSKLLTHPVKGLESYKELMKTLTEAKGAIKVFCEVAEP
- a CDS encoding dihydrolipoyl dehydrogenase, with the protein product MTYDAIVIGSGQGGNPLSHKLADLGWRVALIEKEHLGGTCINTGCTPTKTMVASAQVAHYARHAARWGVRTGEVSVDLARIMARKDAIVQSFRSGQERKVDQRPNLDLHRGHARFIGPHAIQVGAETLEGERIFVNTGTRPEIPRIEGLDGTAYLTNATIMELRELPEHLLVLGGGYIGLEFGQMFRRFGSRVTIVHRGDEILTREDPDVAAELQKLLEGEGVSFVLRARTNRVQHANGQIALMLDVDGDSQTVSGSHLLVATGRRPNTDDLGLEQAGVQTDAKGYIPVNGRLETNVPGIWALGDVKGGPAFTHISYNDYQILYANLVEGKNVTIDHRIVPYSVFTDPQLGRVGITEKDARAKGHSLKIGKIPMSWVARAIERDETGGFMKLIVDAGDDRILGAAILATEGGELIQMLGTLMLAGLPYTLLKGAIYIHPTLAEGFFTLMEEVKPA